The Fusobacterium varium genome has a segment encoding these proteins:
- a CDS encoding gamma-glutamyl-gamma-aminobutyrate hydrolase family protein: protein MRKPIIGITSAHEKEEGLRNYHRTTVSIDYTKAVVAGGGIPLVIPVTSDREIIKAQLELIDGLLLSGGADLNPFLYGQDFKEGMGVISPERDECEMMILEEFLKTGKPILGICRGHQLINTYFNGTLFQDMRYFGKDYLKHRQDLYPELATHIVNIVDKENMLAELYGEKVATNSFHHQIVDKLGDGLTVIATANDGVVEAFQMKSHKFLYGIQWHPEMMTARGNQEMKKIFETFVKHCEVK, encoded by the coding sequence ATAAGAAAACCGATAATAGGAATTACATCAGCTCACGAAAAGGAAGAGGGATTAAGAAATTATCATAGAACTACTGTAAGTATAGATTACACTAAAGCAGTTGTAGCAGGAGGGGGAATTCCATTAGTTATTCCAGTTACAAGTGATAGAGAGATAATAAAAGCACAATTAGAATTAATAGATGGACTTCTTTTATCAGGAGGTGCTGACTTAAATCCATTCCTATATGGACAAGATTTTAAAGAGGGAATGGGAGTTATTTCACCAGAGAGAGATGAGTGTGAAATGATGATATTAGAGGAGTTTTTAAAAACAGGGAAACCTATTCTTGGAATTTGTAGAGGACATCAACTTATAAACACATATTTCAACGGAACTCTATTTCAAGATATGAGATATTTTGGGAAGGATTATTTGAAACATAGACAAGATTTATATCCAGAATTAGCAACACATATTGTAAATATAGTTGATAAGGAAAATATGCTAGCTGAACTTTATGGAGAAAAGGTAGCTACAAACTCTTTCCATCATCAAATTGTTGATAAATTAGGAGATGGATTAACAGTTATAGCAACAGCAAATGATGGAGTAGTAGAAGCTTTTCAAATGAAATCTCATAAATTCCTCTATGGAATTCAATGGCATCCTGAAATGATGACAGCTAGAGGAAATCAAGAGATGAAAAAGATATTTGAAACTTTTGTAAAACATTGTGAGGTGAAGTAA
- a CDS encoding lysine 5,6-aminomutase subunit alpha, whose protein sequence is MTSKLNLNWNLVDEARASAKKIAADAQVFIDAHSTVTVERTICRLLGIDGVDEFDVPLPNVVVDFIKENGNLSLGVAKYLGNAMLETGLKPQEIAEKVANKELDITKMKWHDDFDIKLALKEIAVGTVERIKANRAKREEYLNVYGDKKGPYIYVIVATGNIYEDVTQAVAAARQGADVIAVIRTTGQSLLDYVPYGATTEGFGGTMATQENFRIMRSALDEVGVELKRYIRLCNYCSGLCMPEIAAMGALERLDMMLNDALYGILFRDINMKRTLVDQFFSRVINGFAGVIINTGEDNYLTTADAIEEAHTVLASQFINEQFALVAGLPEEQMGLGHAFEMHPDTKNGFLFELAQAQMAREIFPKAPLKYMPPTKFMTGNIFKGHVQDALFNMVTIMTNQKVHLLGMLTEAIHTPFMSDRALSIENAKYIFNNMEDFGNDIEFKKDGIMVNRAKEVLEKATELLKTIEGIGIFKTLEGGIFAGIKRPLDGGKGLAGVFEKDSSYFNPFIELMLGGNR, encoded by the coding sequence ATGACTAGCAAACTAAATCTTAACTGGAATTTAGTAGATGAAGCACGTGCTTCAGCTAAAAAAATAGCTGCAGATGCACAAGTTTTCATTGATGCTCACAGTACTGTGACAGTAGAAAGAACAATATGCAGACTATTAGGGATAGATGGAGTAGATGAATTTGACGTACCATTACCAAACGTGGTAGTAGATTTCATTAAAGAAAATGGAAACCTTTCTCTTGGAGTTGCAAAATATTTAGGAAATGCAATGCTTGAAACAGGTTTAAAACCTCAAGAAATAGCTGAAAAAGTAGCTAATAAAGAGTTAGATATTACTAAAATGAAATGGCATGATGACTTTGATATCAAATTAGCTCTTAAAGAAATAGCTGTTGGAACAGTAGAAAGAATTAAAGCTAACAGAGCAAAAAGAGAAGAATATCTAAATGTATATGGAGATAAAAAAGGTCCTTACATTTATGTAATCGTTGCTACTGGAAACATTTATGAAGACGTAACTCAAGCAGTTGCTGCAGCTAGACAAGGAGCTGACGTAATAGCAGTTATCAGAACTACTGGACAATCATTATTAGACTATGTTCCATACGGAGCTACTACTGAAGGATTTGGAGGAACAATGGCTACTCAAGAAAACTTCAGAATCATGAGAAGTGCTCTTGACGAAGTTGGAGTAGAATTAAAAAGATATATCAGATTATGTAACTACTGTTCAGGACTTTGTATGCCAGAAATAGCTGCAATGGGTGCTCTTGAAAGACTAGATATGATGTTAAACGACGCTCTATATGGAATTCTATTTAGAGATATCAACATGAAGAGAACTCTTGTTGACCAATTCTTCTCAAGAGTTATCAACGGATTTGCAGGAGTTATTATCAACACTGGTGAAGATAACTATCTAACTACTGCTGATGCTATCGAAGAAGCTCATACAGTATTAGCTTCTCAATTTATCAATGAGCAATTTGCTCTAGTTGCTGGATTACCAGAAGAACAAATGGGACTTGGACATGCATTTGAAATGCATCCAGATACAAAAAATGGATTCCTATTTGAATTAGCTCAAGCTCAAATGGCAAGAGAAATCTTCCCTAAAGCTCCTCTAAAATATATGCCACCTACAAAATTCATGACAGGAAATATATTTAAAGGACATGTACAAGATGCTTTATTCAACATGGTAACTATCATGACAAATCAAAAAGTTCACTTACTAGGAATGTTAACAGAGGCAATCCATACTCCATTTATGTCAGACAGAGCTCTTTCAATTGAAAATGCTAAATACATCTTCAATAACATGGAAGACTTTGGAAATGATATAGAATTCAAAAAAGATGGAATTATGGTAAACAGAGCTAAAGAGGTTCTTGAAAAAGCAACTGAACTATTAAAAACAATAGAAGGAATTGGAATATTCAAGACTCTTGAAGGTGGAATTTTTGCTGGTATAAAAAGACCATTAGATGGAGGAAAAGGACTTGCTGGAGTATTTGAAAAAGATTCTAGTTACTTTAATCCATTTATAGAATTAATGCTTGGAGGTAATAGATAA
- a CDS encoding amidohydrolase, which translates to MKIFKNGKFHSFNSENAVYEALVVENEKIIFTGSTDEAVKKYGEKAEEIVDFEGKTIVPGFNDSHVHFMNYGYTEKKVKLHHCKTIAELIELGKKAQPYGGWILGRGWNQDLFLEGNGIPEKKDLDQISTTIPVCYTRTCGHVLVVNSKAMEVCGITRDTKCFGGEIDYDKGLFTENALELIYSHIDPLSVEELKEIILDTTDKFLAMGITSVQTDDFSSFPDKDFMKIVRAYEELKKEGKLKVRVYEQCFMDTVERVKGLYESGLTPNKGDELFKIGPIKMLLDGSLGGKTALMLEPYEGEESNRGVVTYTQEEFDKLTKYADSLGYQIAVHAIGDGAIKMVLDSYEKLSDPAKRRDGIVHCQITNLELIKRIKEMGIITYIQPIFLDYDLHIVEARVGKERASKSYAWKIMLNEGIKLCFGSDSPVDSADVIKAIHCAVNREDISGYPAGGWLPEEKLTVEEAIRCYTVDSAYASFDENIKGSLEVGKLADFVVLDRDIFKIKKDEILSTNIVTTVVGGEILYKKA; encoded by the coding sequence TTGAAAATATTTAAGAATGGAAAATTTCATTCTTTTAATTCAGAGAATGCAGTTTATGAAGCTTTAGTAGTAGAGAATGAAAAAATTATTTTTACTGGCTCAACAGATGAAGCAGTAAAAAAGTATGGAGAAAAGGCTGAAGAGATAGTAGATTTTGAAGGGAAAACAATAGTTCCGGGGTTTAATGATAGCCATGTACACTTTATGAACTATGGTTATACAGAGAAAAAAGTAAAACTTCATCACTGTAAAACAATAGCTGAATTGATTGAATTAGGAAAAAAAGCACAACCTTATGGGGGATGGATATTAGGTAGAGGTTGGAATCAAGATCTATTTTTAGAGGGAAATGGAATACCTGAAAAGAAAGATCTAGATCAAATTTCTACAACTATACCAGTATGTTATACAAGAACTTGTGGACATGTCCTTGTAGTAAATAGTAAAGCTATGGAAGTTTGTGGAATAACAAGAGATACTAAATGTTTTGGTGGAGAGATAGATTATGACAAGGGGCTATTTACTGAAAATGCACTTGAATTGATCTACTCACATATAGATCCACTATCAGTAGAGGAGTTAAAGGAGATAATTTTAGATACAACAGATAAATTTTTAGCTATGGGAATCACTTCAGTTCAAACAGATGATTTCTCATCTTTCCCAGATAAAGATTTTATGAAGATAGTAAGAGCTTATGAGGAGTTAAAAAAAGAGGGAAAATTAAAGGTAAGAGTTTATGAGCAATGTTTTATGGACACAGTTGAAAGAGTAAAAGGACTTTATGAAAGTGGACTTACACCAAATAAAGGGGATGAGCTTTTCAAGATAGGTCCAATTAAAATGTTACTTGATGGCTCTCTAGGTGGAAAAACTGCTTTGATGTTAGAGCCTTATGAAGGAGAAGAGAGCAACAGAGGAGTAGTTACATATACTCAGGAAGAGTTTGATAAATTAACAAAATATGCAGATTCTCTAGGTTATCAAATTGCAGTTCATGCAATAGGTGATGGAGCTATAAAAATGGTATTAGATAGTTACGAAAAACTTTCAGATCCAGCTAAGAGAAGAGATGGAATTGTTCACTGTCAAATAACAAATTTAGAGCTTATAAAGAGAATAAAAGAGATGGGAATAATCACTTATATTCAACCTATATTCTTAGATTATGATCTACATATTGTAGAAGCTAGGGTTGGAAAAGAGAGAGCATCAAAATCATATGCTTGGAAAATAATGTTAAATGAAGGAATAAAACTTTGTTTTGGTTCAGACTCTCCAGTTGACAGTGCTGATGTAATAAAAGCAATTCATTGTGCAGTAAATAGAGAGGATATAAGTGGATATCCAGCTGGTGGTTGGTTACCAGAAGAAAAGTTAACAGTGGAAGAGGCAATAAGATGTTATACAGTTGACAGTGCATATGCTTCTTTTGATGAAAATATTAAGGGTAGTTTAGAAGTTGGAAAATTGGCGGACTTTGTAGTTTTAGATAGAGATATATTTAAAATTAAAAAGGATGAAATACTTTCTACAAACATTGTGACTACAGTTGTAGGTGGAGAGATTTTATATAAAAAAGCATAG
- a CDS encoding SH3 domain-containing protein, giving the protein MKIIKSLLISLFVIGTTVFGFEGEKKWTTVATYDNEIADGVILNEKYSGGHPKILDYVFVRTRTANLREQPNTKSKVIRKFNYDTKLIALEKIYDYGNYWYKVKATTGEEGYISSSVVRKRMFRFEKALDKIKELEKFIVTEMDEGREIVSTNSYVPNPNNVNFKREKDKYGTSLDQNIVGYYGDERIFVPDRSILSILEKGKTTSKVKVASIKEPLVIENKRISRNPKISRDFRKVIAIDIENQNMIVFEKNNDVWEVVSYVYSKTGIESELGFETPKGFFIAPMAKYIMPYNSEIGEKQGYARYAIRFSGGGYLHGTPINYEEETNREFFMRAKEKTLGTFTGTRKCIRTTEPHAKYLFEWMVKNPNKNRNEQVPSENVMFVIF; this is encoded by the coding sequence ATGAAAATTATAAAATCATTATTGATTTCATTATTTGTTATTGGAACAACAGTGTTTGGATTTGAAGGAGAAAAGAAATGGACAACTGTTGCTACATATGATAATGAAATAGCAGATGGGGTTATTTTAAATGAAAAGTATTCTGGTGGACATCCGAAAATTTTAGATTATGTTTTTGTTAGAACAAGAACTGCTAATTTGAGAGAACAACCAAATACTAAATCTAAAGTTATTAGAAAGTTTAACTATGATACTAAACTTATAGCTTTAGAAAAGATATATGATTATGGGAATTATTGGTATAAAGTAAAAGCTACAACAGGAGAAGAGGGATATATATCTTCATCAGTTGTAAGAAAAAGAATGTTTAGATTTGAAAAAGCACTTGATAAGATAAAAGAGCTTGAAAAGTTTATAGTTACAGAGATGGATGAGGGAAGAGAAATAGTAAGTACAAACTCTTATGTACCTAATCCTAATAATGTTAATTTTAAAAGAGAAAAAGACAAATATGGAACTTCATTAGATCAAAATATAGTTGGTTATTATGGTGATGAAAGAATATTTGTTCCAGATAGATCAATATTATCAATTTTAGAAAAAGGAAAAACAACTTCAAAGGTAAAAGTAGCATCAATAAAAGAGCCTTTAGTTATTGAAAATAAGAGAATATCAAGAAATCCTAAAATAAGTAGAGATTTTAGAAAAGTTATAGCTATTGATATAGAAAATCAAAATATGATTGTTTTTGAAAAGAATAACGATGTTTGGGAAGTTGTATCATATGTTTATAGTAAAACTGGTATAGAAAGTGAATTAGGATTTGAGACACCAAAAGGATTCTTTATAGCTCCAATGGCAAAATATATTATGCCATATAATAGTGAGATTGGAGAGAAACAAGGTTATGCTAGATATGCTATTAGATTTTCTGGTGGAGGATATCTTCATGGAACTCCTATAAACTATGAGGAAGAGACAAATAGAGAGTTCTTTATGAGAGCTAAAGAAAAAACACTTGGGACATTTACAGGGACAAGAAAATGTATAAGGACAACAGAACCTCATGCAAAATATCTATTTGAGTGGATGGTAAAAAATCCTAATAAAAATAGAAATGAACAAGTTCCTAGTGAAAATGTAATGTTTGTTATTTTCTAA
- a CDS encoding sodium:alanine symporter family protein, translating to MLKFFEALVNFLWGLPIIVIILGTGFYFTFKTGFFQVVHLRHIFSETIMKIIKKGNKGEEGGEGLITPFEAVSTAIGGSVGVGNIGGVATAMAVGGPGSLFWLWIAAFVGMILKMAEVALGVYYRERDEKGELYGGPTYYMEKGLGEEKGHKWWIIPAVIFGGGIFSTFFITVQNYTVSEAMNSAFGIPILYASIAYIVCNYIIIIGGIKGLGKLAGKLVPFMCLFYILAALYIIIVNIENLPTAIKLIFDGAFNGTAAVGGFAGASFRFIVRQGMSKSVFSNEAGWGSSPMIHASAQTDHPIKQGLWGAFEVFVDTMVVCTLTCFIIIITGVWNSGKTGADLTLSAFETGMGPASKIIIAVGIFLFGVTTSSGWYAYYEIILRHLMKKSPKLKDGILKFYKIFYPVPGFTMVAIVTLKGMPGQAVWLFADFTTAVPTFVNIAVMLALSGTFFKLFKDYKTRYILKQEVKPEDEIAVFYNEKEKFEAAQRERLNKNR from the coding sequence ATGTTAAAGTTTTTTGAGGCTTTGGTAAACTTTCTTTGGGGATTACCAATAATTGTTATTATTTTAGGAACGGGGTTCTATTTCACTTTTAAAACTGGATTCTTCCAAGTTGTACATTTAAGACATATATTTTCTGAAACTATTATGAAAATAATAAAGAAAGGAAATAAAGGAGAAGAAGGTGGAGAGGGGTTAATTACTCCATTTGAGGCAGTTTCTACAGCTATTGGAGGATCAGTAGGAGTTGGAAACATTGGGGGAGTTGCTACAGCAATGGCAGTAGGAGGACCAGGATCTCTATTCTGGTTATGGATTGCAGCATTTGTTGGAATGATCTTAAAGATGGCAGAAGTTGCTTTAGGGGTTTACTATAGAGAAAGAGATGAAAAAGGGGAACTTTATGGTGGACCTACTTATTATATGGAAAAAGGTCTTGGGGAAGAAAAAGGACATAAATGGTGGATTATTCCAGCAGTAATATTTGGAGGAGGAATCTTCTCTACATTCTTCATTACAGTTCAAAACTATACAGTATCAGAAGCTATGAACTCTGCATTTGGAATTCCAATTTTATATGCAAGTATTGCTTACATAGTTTGTAACTATATTATCATTATTGGTGGAATCAAAGGGTTAGGAAAATTAGCAGGAAAATTAGTTCCATTTATGTGTTTATTCTATATCTTAGCAGCTTTATATATCATCATAGTTAATATAGAAAACTTACCTACAGCGATTAAACTTATCTTTGATGGAGCATTTAATGGAACAGCAGCAGTAGGAGGATTTGCAGGGGCATCATTTAGATTTATTGTTAGACAAGGTATGTCAAAATCAGTATTCAGTAACGAAGCTGGATGGGGAAGTTCTCCAATGATTCATGCTTCAGCTCAAACTGACCATCCAATTAAACAAGGACTTTGGGGAGCATTTGAAGTATTTGTAGATACTATGGTAGTTTGTACATTAACTTGCTTCATAATTATAATTACTGGTGTATGGAATAGTGGAAAAACTGGAGCAGATTTAACATTAAGTGCTTTTGAAACTGGAATGGGACCTGCAAGTAAAATAATCATTGCAGTTGGAATCTTCCTATTTGGAGTAACAACTTCATCTGGTTGGTATGCTTATTATGAAATTATTTTAAGACACCTTATGAAAAAATCTCCAAAATTAAAAGATGGAATCTTAAAGTTCTATAAAATATTCTATCCAGTACCAGGATTTACAATGGTTGCTATAGTTACATTAAAAGGAATGCCAGGACAAGCAGTATGGTTATTTGCTGACTTTACTACAGCAGTTCCTACATTTGTAAACATAGCTGTAATGCTTGCTTTAAGTGGAACATTCTTTAAACTATTTAAAGATTATAAAACAAGATATATCTTAAAACAAGAGGTAAAACCTGAAGATGAAATTGCTGTATTCTACAATGAAAAAGAGAAATTTGAAGCAGCACAAAGAGAAAGATTAAATAAAAATAGATAA
- a CDS encoding cobalamin-dependent protein (Presence of a B(12) (cobalamin)-binding domain implies dependence on cobalamin itself, in one of its several forms, or in some unusual lineages, dependence on a cobalamin-like analog.), with product MSGGLYSTDKKDFDKTLDLTQLKPYGDTMNDGKVQMSFTLPVPNNEKGVEAALQLARKMGFKDPAVAFSEALDKEFSFYVVYGATTHTVDYTAIKVQALEIDTMDMHECEDYIAENIGRPVVMIGASTGTDAHTVGIDAIMNMKGYAGHYGLERYKGVEAYNLGSQVTNEEFIQKAIELKADALIVSQTVTQKDVHIHNLTNLVELLEAEGLRDKVILIAGGARITNDLAKELGYDAGFGPGKYADDVATFIVKEMVARGMVKK from the coding sequence ATGTCTGGAGGTTTATATTCTACTGATAAAAAAGATTTTGATAAAACACTTGATCTTACACAATTAAAGCCATATGGAGATACAATGAACGACGGTAAAGTACAAATGAGTTTTACTTTACCAGTACCAAATAATGAAAAAGGTGTAGAAGCTGCTCTTCAATTAGCTAGAAAAATGGGATTTAAAGATCCAGCAGTAGCTTTCTCAGAAGCACTAGATAAAGAATTCTCATTCTATGTAGTATATGGAGCTACAACTCACACTGTTGACTATACAGCTATTAAAGTTCAAGCTCTAGAAATAGATACTATGGATATGCATGAATGTGAAGATTACATTGCTGAAAATATTGGAAGACCAGTTGTTATGATAGGAGCAAGTACAGGTACTGACGCTCACACTGTTGGAATAGATGCTATAATGAATATGAAAGGTTATGCTGGACACTATGGACTTGAAAGATATAAAGGTGTAGAAGCTTACAACCTAGGAAGCCAAGTAACAAATGAAGAGTTCATTCAAAAAGCTATTGAATTAAAAGCAGATGCTCTAATAGTTTCACAAACTGTAACTCAAAAAGATGTTCATATACATAACTTAACTAACTTAGTTGAACTTCTTGAAGCTGAAGGATTAAGAGACAAAGTTATCTTAATAGCTGGAGGAGCAAGAATTACTAACGATTTAGCAAAAGAATTAGGATATGATGCAGGATTTGGACCTGGAAAATATGCTGATGACGTAGCAACATTTATAGTAAAAGAGATGGTTGCTAGAGGAATGGTAAAAAAATAA
- a CDS encoding OmpA family protein, which yields MKKSLILLSAVAIIALTGCTSAEKPMKEMVITETENQFVMEDIDVSKKTLEELIVFNEEGVTIRKEGNNLVLSMPELVLFDFNKYEVKNKVKGSLNTLAKALEENPDIRIKIDGYTDFIGSEGYNLELSVKRAKSIKNYLVDRGVKTSNISIEGYGKQNPIANNATAAGRAKNRRVEFIISRDSL from the coding sequence ATGAAAAAAAGTTTAATTTTACTATCAGCAGTAGCAATAATTGCATTAACAGGTTGTACATCAGCAGAAAAACCAATGAAAGAGATGGTAATAACAGAAACTGAAAATCAATTTGTAATGGAAGATATTGATGTTTCTAAAAAGACTTTAGAGGAACTTATTGTATTTAATGAAGAGGGAGTAACTATAAGAAAAGAGGGGAATAACCTTGTACTTTCAATGCCTGAATTAGTGCTTTTTGACTTTAATAAATATGAGGTTAAAAATAAAGTTAAAGGAAGCTTAAATACTTTAGCAAAAGCTTTAGAAGAGAATCCAGATATAAGAATAAAAATAGATGGATATACTGACTTTATTGGAAGTGAAGGGTATAACTTAGAACTTTCAGTAAAAAGAGCAAAATCTATAAAAAATTATCTTGTAGATAGAGGGGTTAAAACTTCAAATATCTCTATTGAAGGATATGGAAAACAAAATCCTATTGCTAACAATGCAACAGCAGCAGGAAGAGCTAAAAATAGAAGAGTAGAGTTTATAATTTCAAGAGATAGTTTATAA
- a CDS encoding histidine decarboxylase, pyruvoyl type, protein MEKERRVRAPRIDKTAISPYENYCDGYGAPGAQGNGYVSVLKVSVGTVEKTDDFLLDGIVSYDRAEINDAYVGQINMLTASSFCGIAGQVWGHDLAAHNDIIDKKIKPVLEIDQYDGSKLHVYDAKPLLEAGIELFGTEKERRFTLLPGAHTICANKGVTAYRPKEDRPLKEGEAYGVWCFIALSLSADRDNCADLFIEDAGLWTKNDSAEDLKAFLEDHRKSVAWSVVSCGQDSHVLFERTYVGFAYTIMKPGEIGTSLTCAPYVSLARNAVPSTGFNSLNKISLKEWLKDRELTSLVEKIKK, encoded by the coding sequence ATGGAAAAAGAAAGAAGAGTACGTGCACCAAGAATTGATAAGACAGCTATTAGCCCTTATGAAAACTACTGTGATGGATATGGAGCTCCAGGGGCTCAAGGAAATGGATATGTTTCAGTTTTAAAAGTATCAGTTGGAACAGTTGAAAAAACAGATGACTTCTTACTAGATGGAATAGTTTCTTATGATAGAGCTGAAATAAATGATGCTTATGTTGGTCAAATAAATATGTTAACAGCCTCATCATTTTGTGGAATAGCAGGACAAGTATGGGGGCATGATTTAGCAGCTCACAATGATATTATAGACAAAAAAATAAAACCAGTTTTAGAAATAGATCAATATGATGGTTCTAAACTACATGTATATGATGCTAAACCTTTATTAGAAGCAGGAATTGAACTATTTGGTACAGAAAAAGAAAGAAGATTTACTCTACTTCCAGGAGCTCATACAATTTGTGCAAATAAAGGGGTAACAGCATACAGACCAAAAGAAGATAGACCTTTAAAAGAGGGAGAAGCTTATGGTGTATGGTGTTTTATAGCTCTATCACTATCAGCAGATAGAGATAATTGTGCAGATCTATTTATAGAAGATGCTGGACTATGGACAAAAAATGATAGTGCTGAAGATTTAAAAGCATTCCTAGAAGATCATAGAAAATCAGTAGCATGGTCAGTTGTAAGTTGTGGACAAGATTCTCATGTTTTATTTGAAAGAACTTATGTAGGATTTGCTTATACTATTATGAAACCTGGAGAAATCGGAACTTCACTTACTTGTGCTCCATATGTAAGTTTAGCTAGAAATGCTGTTCCTTCAACAGGATTTAACTCATTAAATAAAATTTCATTAAAAGAATGGTTAAAAGATAGAGAATTAACTTCATTAGTTGAAAAAATAAAAAAATAG